TTCGCCGGCCCGGTCAAGCGCTCGATCACCATCGCCGGCCACGCCACCTCGATCAGCCTGGAGCCGCCCTTCTGGTCGGCGCTGGAGGCGGCGGCGGGCGAGCACGACCTTCCCCTCTCCGCGCTCGTCGCGGCGATCGACGCCGCGC
This is a stretch of genomic DNA from Sphingomonas sp. Y38-1Y. It encodes these proteins:
- a CDS encoding ribbon-helix-helix domain-containing protein — encoded protein: MTPIVPPPGGFAGPVKRSITIAGHATSISLEPPFWSALEAAAGEHDLPLSALVAAIDAARIAADDPPNLASAIRVWLFARATG